CCCAAAAGTGACCTTGTTctttccggggggggggggggggggggggggggcctgaaGCAGCAGGGTGTGAAGAGCCCCTGAGAGGAAAAAGGCTTGGCAGGCTgctgggaggagctggggctTCAGGGCTGCAACCTGCCCAGCCCCGTGAGGTCTGCGTCAGACGAGGCCACCCCAGTGCCCTGTCCTGACCTCAGGGTGTtaggctggggtcctgggacagcgGAAGGACTCCCTGGGGGAGGGCAGTGTCCTCCCCACCGCGGACAAGGAGACCTCTGCTCCTTACCCACACTGCTTTCTAAACTCCTCTATCTTCTCTAAATGTGCTACCACTGAATAGACTATTTCAGATCCCAGCTAAGCTCACAAAGCAAATCATGCGAGTCCCCCTGACGTCCTCCGTCCTTGCTGAGTTTGACATACCGAACGCTTCTTACCTCTGAGAAAGGATAATATTCCTCTGCAAAAAACTGAAATGCTAGGTAATGATTCACCACCACTAGCCCTGTTGAGGGAATGAAGAGTCAGTCAGTTTGGGGGGGAATGACATAAAGCTGGACTTTTAACCTTCAGGAGGCCCCTGGGAGTTGGGAGCCCCGAGTCTTGGTCCTGATTTCACACCCAACTGACAGGATGGCTACGAGCCATGTACACTACCCTCCAGAATTCAGTTCTCCATCTGTGCAAATGGAGGATtggctcctccctgccctccgcAGAAGGCATTTGTGAGCAAAATTAGAAGGCAGGTAAGAAAACTCTGAGTGGTATCACAATGAGCCTTGTTATGTAACCCAAAGGATTGTGACAATTAACCTACTTTTAAGTGGATGTGAGTCCTGAGGGTGCCCTCCCATGGGCAGTGGGTACAGAAGTCATGGGTGTGCAGATGACGTACTCCCAAGAGAGTCCACTCTGCACGGGGCAGCTGGGAGAGGGCCTCAAATAAAGAGGCTCCCACTCCTCAGGAATAAAAAGGCGCAGTTTGCTAGATGCTTTGGGGTGCAGTTTTAGGATTCCTCCAAATTCTGGGTGAGAAGGTCCTTCCTCATGCTGCCCCAGGGTAGGGCTCCTCACCAGTCTGAACTGGTGTCTCCGGACTGACGCCCACCTCCTTACAGCGCAGCCACATTTATGGAGAGAGACAACTTGCAGATCCTGGGGCTGGGCTGCTCAGACTCGGGCATCCCTGCCTATTCCCAcagtgaggtgaggggcaggcACCACAACAAAGCAGCCGCACATCCACCTCCAAGCCCGATGCCACGTCTTGTTTCTCCTTCCTAGCACTAGGGGAAACTGGAAGATGCCCACAGATCTTCAGGAAAACTCTCTCATGCATTTAAAGAGTAGGCTGGGGGATGACAAAGGGAAGCCAGGAGGGCCTGCTactgtggggtggggtggcggggGTTCACCCCCTGGTAAGATGCAGAAGGGGTCTGAACTCCcactttttctcccttctcaaaCTCACCTCCCTGGGAAAGCCCTCCCTGTCTGGGTATTCCAACCCCACCACCCCGTCGCCCCAAATACCAGTCACCAGAGCCAAGGTAGACTCTAGGCCCCTCAAGTGTGAGAGCGCCATATTTCCAATCAGCCTGGCCTCCTGGAGGACCTTACTGGTTTGCCTCTTTTCTGTGTATCCCCACAGTGCCCCGGACTAGCTGGGCACACGCACGCACTCCAGCTGCCTCCCTACGTGTGCCCCCTCTCACCACACGAAAGGATGAAGTTAGGCGAGGTCAGCATGATGAAAGGGAAGGTCTGGAGGAGGCCAAAGTAGACGAGGTTGGTGAAGAGGCCCACGCCAATCATGAAGGTGGGGAAGCGCTCAAAAACGTAGAGGCCAATCAGCACAGCTGTGGAGAACTGAAACAACCAGAGGTACAGTACAGGAAGCCTCTTCCAGGGCAGCCTTCTTGGTCTCGCTACACCCCAGCCCACTCCGGGCAACACTGGGGTCATGCCTCAGTCTCTCCGTGTTTCACAGTCACCAGATCTCACCTCCCCAACTTGTCTCTCCACTCCCACAGGGCGAGCAACATCTTTCAATGCTCAGAAACTTTTGACAGCAACCCACGAGGCATTTTACAGACCCAAGTTCAAATTTCAATTCTACTCTTTTCTATTCTGTGTTTTTTGAGAACGCTAATCGTGACCCACTGCACTGGTGGCACAACCCAATAAGGACACGTGTACCTTGAACAAACACTGTTCTGAAGGACTGAGAGCTGTCGGCGCTTAACAAACCGCAGTCGGCAGAACGAAGATCTAACTGCTCTAGCGAAACCCACAGCCCAGGCCTCTGAACCTGGAGCTGAGAGCTCTGGTCCTGTGGCCACTATATGCCTGTACCCCAAGCCGGGCCCAGTGGCTGCTGACACCAGGGACCTGAGAGGCACTGGACTTCTCCCATCCAGATGGTCTCATCGCCACCTCTCCCTGCAGCTGGCAGGGATCTAGCAGCTTCGACATCGGGGACAAGGGCTGCGTCTTCAGGAACAGAAGCCTCCCATGAGCCGAGGCCAGGGCACGAGGCGCCCGGGGCAGCGAGTACTCTCACCCAGCTACTCAGGACCGTCCTCAGGTTCGTAAATGCTCCGCGCGGAGCGAGGGCCAGAGGCCGTGGACAAGAGCACGCAAAGGCCCAGCCACGGTCCCGCCAACACGAGCGTGGGCTCAGCGCTCAGCAGGTGCACAGCAGCCTAAGGAGCCGAGGCCGGGTCTGCGGGCAGCCCTGCCCCTGGGGAAGCCGCAGCGGGGCCACAGGTCTCCCATCCGCCTCCCCCGAGGCAGGCAACTacgggggccctggggggccgtggggggcccTGGGGCCGCCGCTTACCCAGATCATGTACTTTATGATCCTGCTGGTGGCCACCGTGTACTCCTCTATCAGCTCCGCCAGGTAGTAGAGTCCGGCCgctgagggtggggagaggcgaGCGGGAGGCGCTGGGGggccgccctccccctccccctccccctgccgcgcgccccgccgcccccgtgACCGCCCTCCCCGGGCGCGACCCGCTCATCCCACGTGGCGTCCCCCCGCCTGGGGAGCAGAGCTGGGTCAGGGCAGCGACGGGACGGGCGCTCTCGGGTCCCCGGCACCCGGGGAGGGGCCGAGGGCGGCTGGGAGCGGGCCAGGGCTGCGGCGGACGcggcccctccctggccccggggcggggggcggggggcggggaccccGGGTGGCCGAGGCTCCGCCCGGCCCGGAGGAGCGGGGGGCTCAGCGGAGACCTGAGCGGGCGGTGGccgggagggagggcagggacccGGCGGCGGTTGGCGGCGCGCGGGGTCGGGCGGGGCACCCGAGTCGCCGCCGTGACCCCGGCAGGCCCCGAGCTCCCGCGGGGCAGGGCGCGGAGGGCAGGGCGCGGCGGGCAGGACccggagggcagggcagggcagggcagggcgcggcgggcggggcgggcacCCGCGGGAGGCCCTCGGCGGCTCCGGCGCCCCCCGGCGCGACCCCCCGCCCGCCAGgtgccggcccccgccccgggccgcgcgcTCTCACCGACGGCCAGCGTGATGAA
The Canis lupus dingo isolate Sandy chromosome 10, ASM325472v2, whole genome shotgun sequence genome window above contains:
- the TEX261 gene encoding protein TEX261 isoform X1, with the translated sequence MWFMYVLSWLSLFIQVAFITLAVAAGLYYLAELIEEYTVATSRIIKYMIWFSTAVLIGLYVFERFPTFMIGVGLFTNLVYFGLLQTFPFIMLTSPNFILSCGLVVVNHYLAFQFFAEEYYPFSECLLLPGPGLFHFLSVDHPVCVLCVTVGRGKRPALHHAARR
- the TEX261 gene encoding protein TEX261 isoform X2, which codes for MWFMYVLSWLSLFIQVAFITLAVAAGLYYLAELIEEYTVATSRIIKYMIWFSTAVLIGLYVFERFPTFMIGVGLFTNLVYFGLLQTFPFIMLTSPNFILSCGLVVVNHYLAFQFFAEEYYPFSEVLAYFTFCLWIIPFAFFVSLSAGENVLPSTMQPGDDVVSNYFTKGKRGKRLGILVVFSFIKEAILPSRQKIY